One Nocardia farcinica genomic region harbors:
- a CDS encoding DUF3140 domain-containing protein: protein MAETEVDQALWDEFHRLVNMSSRQLGDWLRTEGAGPRSETEPDHAGPELGRRILAVLGKRRTDLSADDIEVMRRAVDEITAARGAEDDGEPRAGSDEWRRRLMSLGHDPLQRG from the coding sequence GTGGCCGAGACCGAGGTGGATCAGGCACTGTGGGACGAGTTCCACCGGCTGGTCAACATGTCCTCCCGGCAACTGGGCGACTGGCTGCGCACCGAGGGCGCGGGCCCGCGCAGCGAGACCGAACCGGACCACGCCGGGCCCGAGCTGGGTCGGCGCATCCTGGCGGTGCTCGGCAAACGCCGCACCGATCTGAGCGCCGACGACATCGAGGTGATGCGCCGCGCCGTCGACGAGATCACCGCCGCGCGCGGCGCCGAGGACGACGGCGAGCCCCGCGCCGGCTCCGACGAGTGGCGGCGACGCTTGATGTCACTGGGCCACGATCCGCTGCAACGCGGGTGA
- a CDS encoding TetR/AcrR family transcriptional regulator, whose product MSGLTTAGFATRRRTQLFDALVDLFLAEGFAHLTLDEIARRLRCSKSTLYTLADSKEQLVKAATVHFFRRATDDVESRIRDIDSAREQITAYLSAVGTTLAGASERFMADLDTFAPAREVYERNTRIAARRVRELVDDGVARGEFRDVHAAFAADLVATMMVRIQQGGVRASTGLDDAHAYRELAAILTAGISA is encoded by the coding sequence ATGTCAGGGCTCACCACCGCGGGTTTCGCGACCAGACGTCGCACCCAGCTGTTCGACGCGCTGGTCGACCTGTTCCTCGCCGAGGGCTTCGCCCACCTCACCCTCGACGAGATCGCCCGGCGGCTGCGCTGCTCCAAGTCGACCCTCTACACCCTCGCCGACAGCAAGGAACAGCTGGTCAAGGCCGCGACCGTGCACTTCTTCCGGCGCGCAACCGACGACGTCGAGTCCCGCATCCGGGACATCGACAGCGCCCGTGAGCAGATCACCGCCTACCTGTCCGCGGTCGGCACCACCCTGGCCGGCGCATCGGAACGGTTCATGGCCGACCTGGACACCTTTGCCCCCGCTCGTGAGGTCTACGAGCGCAACACCAGGATCGCGGCCCGCCGCGTCCGCGAACTCGTCGACGACGGCGTCGCGCGCGGCGAGTTCCGCGACGTGCACGCCGCCTTCGCCGCCGACCTCGTGGCCACCATGATGGTCCGCATCCAGCAGGGTGGGGTCCGGGCGAGCACCGGCCTCGACGACGCCCACGCCTACCGCGAACTCGCCGCCATCCTCACCGCGGGCATCAGCGCCTGA
- a CDS encoding ArsR/SmtB family transcription factor produces the protein MVEHDTETLDALFHALSHPTRRAMLRRLADDGERSVGELAEPYAITLAGASKHIQVLERAGLVRRTVHGRVHVCRLDARPLRDGAEWMRYYERFWTERLDRLETLLRNEDDA, from the coding sequence GTGGTTGAACATGACACCGAGACGCTGGACGCCCTGTTCCACGCCCTGTCCCACCCGACCCGGCGCGCGATGCTGCGACGGCTGGCCGACGACGGCGAACGCAGCGTCGGCGAGCTGGCCGAGCCGTATGCGATCACGCTGGCGGGCGCTTCCAAGCACATCCAGGTGCTCGAGCGCGCGGGACTGGTGCGGCGCACCGTGCACGGCCGGGTTCATGTCTGCCGCCTCGACGCCCGGCCGCTCCGGGACGGCGCCGAGTGGATGCGCTATTACGAGCGCTTCTGGACCGAGCGGCTCGACCGCCTGGAAACCCTGCTGCGAAACGAGGACGACGCATGA
- a CDS encoding glutamate decarboxylase: protein MPLSHPSFPQDPGPSEVAVNPVFTREPVSVPRDRLPAGELDADIAYQVVHDELMLDGNARLNLATFVTTWMEPSARVLMAECFDKNMIDKDEYPRTADLEQRCVRMLADLWHAADPAHATGCSTTGSSEACMLAGLALKRRWQHRRRAAGLSTERPNLVMGANVQVCWEKFADYWDVEARLVPMAGDRFHLTAEAALPHCDENTIGVVAVLGSTFDGSYEPVAEICAALDELERQRGWDIPVHVDGASGAMVAPFCDPDLVWDFRLPRVASVNTSGHKYGLVYPGVGWVVWRDAAALPEDLIFRVNYLGGQMPTFALNFSRPGAQVVAQYYTFLRLGRSGYTRVQQYCRDVATRLADRIAALGAFRLLTDGRQLPVFAFTLAEGETGYSVFDVSAALREQGWLVPAYTFPADREDLAVLRIVVRNGFSHDLADMLLDALAAVLPRLRAQDRPQHGPDTATFAHGAQAPRGH from the coding sequence ATGCCTTTGTCGCACCCCTCCTTTCCGCAGGATCCCGGGCCGAGCGAGGTGGCCGTCAATCCCGTCTTCACTCGCGAACCGGTGTCGGTGCCGCGGGATCGGCTACCCGCGGGCGAACTCGACGCCGATATCGCCTACCAGGTGGTGCACGACGAGTTGATGCTCGACGGCAACGCCCGGCTGAACCTGGCCACCTTCGTCACCACGTGGATGGAGCCGAGCGCGCGGGTGCTCATGGCGGAGTGCTTCGACAAGAACATGATCGACAAGGACGAATACCCGCGCACCGCCGACCTCGAGCAGCGCTGTGTGCGCATGCTCGCCGACCTCTGGCACGCCGCCGATCCCGCCCACGCCACCGGCTGTTCGACCACCGGTTCCAGCGAGGCGTGCATGCTGGCCGGGCTGGCGTTGAAACGGCGCTGGCAGCACCGGCGCCGGGCGGCCGGGTTGTCCACCGAGCGCCCGAATCTGGTGATGGGAGCCAATGTTCAGGTCTGCTGGGAGAAGTTCGCCGACTACTGGGATGTGGAAGCCAGGCTGGTGCCGATGGCAGGCGACCGCTTCCACCTGACCGCGGAGGCGGCGCTGCCGCACTGCGACGAGAACACCATCGGCGTGGTCGCGGTGCTCGGCTCGACCTTCGACGGCAGTTACGAACCGGTCGCCGAGATCTGCGCCGCGCTCGACGAGCTGGAACGGCAGCGCGGCTGGGACATCCCGGTGCACGTCGACGGCGCCTCCGGCGCGATGGTCGCACCGTTCTGCGACCCGGATCTGGTGTGGGACTTCCGGTTGCCGCGGGTCGCCTCCGTCAACACCTCCGGGCACAAGTACGGGCTGGTGTACCCCGGGGTGGGCTGGGTGGTGTGGCGCGACGCCGCGGCGTTGCCGGAGGATCTCATCTTCCGGGTCAACTACCTCGGCGGCCAGATGCCCACCTTCGCGCTGAACTTCTCCCGCCCCGGCGCGCAGGTCGTCGCCCAGTACTACACCTTCCTGCGGCTGGGTCGCAGCGGCTACACGCGGGTCCAGCAGTACTGCCGCGACGTGGCGACCCGCCTCGCCGACCGGATCGCCGCCCTGGGCGCGTTCCGGTTGCTCACCGACGGCCGCCAGCTGCCGGTCTTCGCGTTCACCCTCGCCGAGGGCGAAACCGGCTACTCGGTGTTCGACGTCTCCGCCGCGTTGCGCGAACAGGGTTGGCTGGTGCCCGCCTACACCTTTCCCGCCGACCGCGAGGACCTGGCCGTCCTGCGCATCGTGGTCCGCAACGGATTCAGCCACGACCTGGCCGACATGCTGCTCGACGCCCTGGCCGCCGTCCTCCCCCGCCTGCGCGCCCAGGACCGGCCCCAGCACGGCCCGGACACCGCCACCTTCGCCCACGGCGCCCAGGCCCCGAGGGGCCACTGA
- a CDS encoding acyl-CoA dehydrogenase family protein: MAVDRLLPTEEARELIQLTRDIADKVLAPQVDECEKTETYPAGVFATLGEAGLLSLPYPVEWGGGGQPYEVYLQVLEELAARWAAVAVAVSVHSLSCHPLLAFGTDEQRQRWLPEMLSGSTIGAYSLSEPQAGSDAAALACKATAAEGGYRIDGTKAWITHGGVADFYTLFARTGEGARGVSCFLVDKDTEGLSFGKPEEKMGLTAVPTTSAHYDNAFLPAERRIGAEGQGLQIAFSALDSGRLGIAAVAVGLAQAALDEAVAYAQERTAFGRKIIDHQGLGFLLADMAAAVDSARATYLDAARRRDAGLPYSRQASVAKLVATDAAMKVTTDAVQVFGGYGYTRDFRVERFMREAKITQIFEGTNQIQRLVIARSLATR, translated from the coding sequence GTGGCCGTCGACCGTCTGCTGCCCACCGAGGAGGCGCGCGAGCTGATCCAGCTCACCCGCGACATCGCCGACAAGGTCCTCGCTCCGCAGGTCGACGAGTGCGAGAAGACCGAGACCTATCCGGCCGGGGTGTTCGCGACGCTGGGCGAGGCGGGGCTGTTGAGCCTGCCCTACCCGGTCGAGTGGGGCGGCGGGGGCCAGCCGTACGAGGTGTACCTGCAGGTGCTCGAGGAACTCGCCGCGCGGTGGGCGGCGGTCGCGGTGGCGGTCAGCGTGCACAGCCTGTCCTGTCACCCGCTGCTGGCGTTCGGCACCGACGAGCAGCGGCAGCGCTGGCTGCCGGAGATGTTGAGCGGCAGCACCATCGGCGCCTACAGCCTGTCCGAGCCGCAGGCCGGTTCGGATGCCGCGGCGCTGGCGTGCAAGGCCACGGCGGCCGAGGGCGGGTACCGGATCGACGGCACCAAGGCGTGGATCACCCACGGCGGGGTCGCCGACTTCTACACCCTGTTCGCGCGCACCGGCGAGGGGGCGCGCGGCGTCTCCTGCTTCCTGGTCGACAAGGACACCGAGGGGCTGTCCTTCGGCAAGCCGGAGGAGAAGATGGGACTCACCGCGGTGCCCACCACCTCCGCGCACTACGACAACGCCTTCCTGCCCGCCGAGCGCCGCATCGGCGCGGAGGGCCAGGGCCTGCAGATCGCCTTCAGCGCCTTGGATTCCGGTCGCCTCGGTATCGCGGCCGTGGCCGTCGGCCTGGCACAGGCCGCCCTGGACGAAGCGGTCGCCTACGCGCAGGAACGGACCGCCTTCGGCCGCAAGATCATCGACCATCAGGGCCTGGGCTTCCTGCTCGCCGACATGGCCGCCGCCGTCGATTCGGCCCGCGCCACCTACCTCGACGCCGCCCGCCGGCGCGACGCCGGACTCCCCTACTCCCGCCAGGCCTCCGTGGCCAAACTGGTGGCCACCGATGCCGCCATGAAGGTCACCACCGACGCCGTGCAGGTGTTCGGCGGCTACGGCTACACCCGCGACTTCCGCGTCGAACGGTTCATGCGCGAGGCCAAGATCACCCAGATCTTCGAAGGCACCAACCAGATCCAGCGTCTGGTGATCGCCCGCTCACTCGCCACCCGCTGA
- a CDS encoding Rv1733c family protein: MDTHSRTSPGPLARCWNLRPWRAHPLLRRSDRAIAWLVCCGLLLAALMIPVAATVAAHAHQAATVSATEAAARLHPVQATLEQPAAIPNGFDGRPLTPVRWSEHGATHRAEVFVPAGYQRGETIEIWVDGDARPAQPPLGSSAILLDSILLGLLVWASVTSVSGVLVYAVTHRIRAGQLDRWATEWARVAAGRHP; encoded by the coding sequence ATGGACACCCACTCGCGCACCTCGCCCGGACCGCTGGCCCGATGCTGGAACCTGCGGCCCTGGCGCGCCCACCCGCTGCTGCGTCGCAGCGATCGGGCGATCGCGTGGCTGGTGTGCTGTGGGCTGCTGCTGGCCGCGCTGATGATTCCCGTCGCGGCCACCGTGGCCGCCCATGCGCACCAGGCCGCCACCGTCTCGGCCACCGAAGCGGCCGCCCGCCTGCATCCGGTGCAGGCGACGCTCGAGCAACCCGCCGCGATCCCCAACGGCTTCGACGGCAGGCCGCTCACCCCGGTGCGCTGGTCCGAACACGGCGCGACGCACCGGGCCGAGGTCTTCGTCCCGGCCGGTTACCAACGCGGCGAAACGATCGAGATCTGGGTGGACGGCGACGCCCGACCGGCGCAGCCACCGCTGGGGAGCTCGGCGATCCTGCTGGATTCGATCCTGCTCGGCCTGTTGGTCTGGGCGAGCGTCACCAGCGTGTCCGGTGTGCTCGTCTACGCGGTGACCCACCGCATCCGGGCCGGCCAGCTGGACCGCTGGGCCACCGAGTGGGCCCGGGTGGCGGCGGGCCGGCATCCCTGA
- a CDS encoding rifampin monooxygenase Rox gives MIDVIIAGGGPTGLMLAGELRLHGVRTVVLEKEPTPNQHSRSRGLHARSIEVMDQRGLLERFLAHGEQFRVGGFFAGLAAEWPADLDTAHSYVLAIPQVVTERLLTEHATELGAEIRRGCEVAGLDQDADGVTAELADGTRLRARYLVGCDGGRSTVRRLLGVDFPGEPTRVETLLADVRIDVPVETLTAVVAEVRKTQLRFGAVPAGDGFFRLIVPAQGLSADRAAPTLDELKRCLHATAGTDFGVHSPRWLSRFGDATRLAERYRTGRVLLAGDAAHIHPPTGGQGLNLGIQDAFNLGWKLAAAIGGWAPPDLLDSYHDERHPVAAEVLDNTRAQMTLLSLDPGPRAVRRLMAELVEFPDVNRHLIEKITAIAVRYDLGDGHDLVGRRLRDIPLTEGRLYERMRGGRGLLLDRTGRLSVSGWSDRVDHLADPGAALDVPAALLRPDGHVAWVGEDQDDLLAHLPRWFGAAT, from the coding sequence GTGATCGATGTGATCATCGCGGGTGGCGGACCGACCGGCTTGATGCTGGCCGGCGAACTGCGCCTGCACGGTGTGCGCACGGTGGTACTGGAGAAGGAGCCCACCCCGAACCAGCACTCCCGCAGTCGGGGCCTGCACGCGCGCAGCATCGAGGTGATGGACCAGCGCGGGCTGCTGGAGCGGTTCCTCGCGCACGGCGAGCAGTTCCGGGTCGGCGGGTTCTTCGCCGGGCTGGCCGCCGAATGGCCCGCCGACCTGGACACCGCGCACTCCTACGTGCTCGCGATTCCCCAGGTCGTCACCGAGCGCCTGCTCACCGAGCACGCCACCGAACTCGGCGCCGAGATCCGCCGCGGCTGCGAAGTGGCCGGGTTGGATCAGGACGCGGACGGGGTGACCGCCGAGCTGGCCGACGGCACGCGGTTGCGCGCCCGGTACCTGGTCGGCTGCGACGGCGGACGCTCGACCGTGCGCCGTCTGCTCGGGGTCGACTTCCCCGGCGAACCCACCCGGGTCGAGACGTTGCTGGCCGACGTGCGGATCGACGTGCCGGTCGAGACACTGACCGCGGTGGTCGCCGAGGTGCGCAAGACCCAACTGCGATTCGGGGCCGTCCCGGCCGGCGACGGGTTCTTCCGGCTGATCGTGCCCGCGCAGGGCCTGTCCGCGGACCGCGCCGCACCCACCCTCGACGAGCTGAAGCGATGCCTGCACGCGACGGCGGGCACCGATTTCGGCGTGCACTCCCCGCGCTGGCTGTCCCGCTTCGGCGACGCCACCCGGCTCGCCGAGCGCTACCGCACCGGGCGGGTGCTGCTGGCGGGCGACGCCGCCCACATCCATCCGCCGACCGGCGGCCAGGGCCTCAATCTGGGCATCCAGGACGCCTTCAACCTCGGCTGGAAGCTCGCCGCCGCGATCGGCGGCTGGGCGCCGCCGGACCTGCTGGACAGCTACCACGACGAACGCCATCCGGTCGCCGCCGAGGTGCTGGACAACACCCGCGCCCAGATGACGCTGCTCTCCCTCGACCCCGGCCCGCGCGCGGTGCGCAGACTGATGGCGGAGCTGGTCGAGTTCCCCGACGTGAACCGGCACCTGATCGAGAAGATCACCGCGATCGCCGTCCGCTACGACCTCGGCGACGGCCACGACCTGGTCGGTCGACGGCTGCGCGACATCCCGCTCACCGAAGGCCGCCTCTACGAGCGGATGCGCGGCGGCCGCGGGCTGCTGCTCGACCGGACCGGACGGCTGTCGGTATCGGGCTGGTCCGACCGCGTCGACCACCTCGCCGACCCGGGCGCGGCGCTCGACGTCCCGGCGGCGCTGCTGCGCCCGGACGGGCACGTCGCGTGGGTGGGCGAGGACCAGGACGATCTGCTCGCCCACCTGCCCCGCTGGTTCGGCGCCGCCACCTGA